A region from the Hippopotamus amphibius kiboko isolate mHipAmp2 chromosome 15, mHipAmp2.hap2, whole genome shotgun sequence genome encodes:
- the DAND5 gene encoding LOW QUALITY PROTEIN: DAN domain family member 5 (The sequence of the model RefSeq protein was modified relative to this genomic sequence to represent the inferred CDS: substituted 2 bases at 2 genomic stop codons), with product MKDIPCHFSGPSGLQLLTWTDRCSSAQLTALLSLLSGAWLPTGSGRPGPQGLPAQPWAAANQTQSLGQGAPAFPVPSSALSSWKAFLGKKTRRKTGQLGTGRLQLGQDVVATVSLLLDPRDVAPEICKAVSFTQVLSWSGCMAIQVCNHLCFGYXSSFYNCSXDPAPLILCNSCVPTLKLWAPVTLYCWVGSPASCWWVKDISFAG from the exons ATGAAGGACATTCCCTGCCACTTCTCAGGGCCTAGTGGCCTACAGCTCCTCACCTGG ACAGACAGATGTTCCTCAGCCCAGCTGACTGCTCTGTTGAGCCTGCTCAGTGGGGCATGGCTGCCCACAGGCTCAGGGAGGCCTGGACCCCAAGGTCTCCCAGCTCAGCCTTGGGCTGCTGCCAATCAGACCCAGTCTCTGGGTCAAGGGGCCCCAGCCTTCCCAGTGCCATCCTCTGCCCTTAGCAGCTGGAAGGCCTTCTTGGGAAAGAAAACTAGGCGGAAAACTGGGCAGCTGGGGACAGGCAGGCTGCAGCTCGGGCAGGATGTGGTTGCCACTGTGTCTCTGCTACTGGATCCACGGGATGTGGCCCCAGAGATATGCAAGGCTGTGTCCTTCACTCAA GTGCTCTCCTGGTCGGGCTGCATGGCCATCCAGGTCTGCAATCACCTCTGCTTTGGCTACTGATCCTCTTTCTACAACTGCAGCTGAGATCCTGCCCCGCTTATCCTCTGCAACAGCTGTGTGCCTACTCTCAAGCTCTGGGCACCCGTGACCCTCTACTGCTGGGTGGGCAGCCCAGCCTCCTGTTGGTGGGTGAAGGACATCAGCTTTGCTGGGTGA